The Bradyrhizobium diazoefficiens genome contains the following window.
TGCTGAGCGCGCTGATGGATGGCCGAACGTTGACCGCCTCGGAGCTTGCCTATGTGTCTGGCGTGGCGCCGCAGACAGCGAGTGGCCATCTTGCAAAACTCAGCGACGCCGGATTGCTCGCGCTCGCAAAACAGGGCCGACGACGATATTTCCGCCTGGCCTCTCCGCACGTCGCGCGCGTGCTTGAAAGCCTCATGGTGGTGGCGCAGGAAGGCCCCGCCCGGCAGCGCAATCTCTGGCGCGGCGGAGAGACGCTCCGACACGCGCGGACGTGCTATGACCACATGGCCGGCCGCATCGCCGTCGCAATCGCCGACCGGCTGGTCCAACAGTCGTTCATTCTGCTCGACGAGGATGGCGGACAATTAACCGATGCCGGTCGGTCATTCTTCGATGAGTTGGGCGTCGATCTTCGCCTCGCCTCCAGGCGCCGGGTGTTCTGTCGCCCCTGTCTCGACTGGAGCGAGCGGCGGTCGCATCTGGCAGGGGCGGTTGGCGCTGCCATTCTTGATCACGCGCTCGAGCACGATTGGGTCGAGCATGTCCGGGATAGCCGCGCGCTCGTCGTGACTCCGGTTGGCGTTAGAGAGCTCGCCGCAACGTTCGGCATCGAGAGCGCACCCCCGACGGACGGTTGCGAAGGGCCTGTTGCATCGCTGTCCCGAGGCCGGGTGGCGGTTATCCCGGTTGAGTCAGCGTTCCCCGGCCGGAGGTAGCACTGCGATCAGCCGCTTCGGCCGAGAGTACTGTCCGTATTTGACATTCAGAATCACGGTGACAGTGCTGGACTGCACCCCTGAAGTGAGACACGATAATTACAGTGACAGGCATTCCGAGGATGACCTGTGGCAGGACAAGGAAAGAAGCGTCAGCTTCCGACGACTTACAAATTGAAAGCGGTCAAGCGGGCGGAGCGGGGCGAAGGCGTCCTCCCTGTGGCCCGCGAGCTTGAATGTCGTCGTCGGACAAAGTCTTGCCGTCATGCACGACATTCGCGCCTGCCCGCCCCATTTCATGCAGAACATGCAGATCGCGATGATACCTCACCGCCGCCAGCAGTTCGAGCGAGTAGTCTTGACCATCGATGCTGCAATCATAGGCGGACTTGCTCATGACATGACCTCGCTGCATTGTCGTTTACCGACACGCTGATCTCGGGACGCGGCAGATCCTCCGCGAAGGCACCCGGGAGGCTCAGCCCGCCTCCGCGATCCAGGCTTCGGCATCGGCTCCGGCTGCTATGCGTAGGGGTGCAGACGGATCGTTGGCGACCCGCCAGATCGCTTCGGCGACGTCAGACGAACGCGTCATCGGACCCGAACTGTCGCGGATGCTCGCCACGATACGCTCGATCATTGGCGCATAGTCGGGATTGTCGCGGCCGCGCAGGTGCGGAAACGCATTTTCGCCGAAGCGCGTCTCGGGTGCGCGCCCCGGCAGGACCAGATGCACGCGCACACCAAAGGGCGCAACTTCCACCGCCAGCGATTCGGTGAAGGCGTTCACCGCCGCCTTGCTCGCCCGGTATAGGCCGACCAGAGGCAGCGCCTTGAGCGTGACCGACGAGGTGATGTTGATGATCACGCCTGCCCGGCGCTGGCGAAACGCCGGAAGCACCGCCCGAACCATCGCCAACGTGCCGAGCGTGTTGGTCCCGAATAAAGCGCGGGCCGTCTCGGGCGCAGTCAGTTCGATCGGCGACGGCACGCCGAAGCCGGCATTGTTGACCAGAACGTCGATCGGCCCGGCCTCGGCGATAGCTCGGGCGACGTGCGCGGCGTCGGTGATATCGAGCGCCAGGATGCGCAGACGATCGGAAGGCGGCAGAAGCTCGGCATGGGGCACACGCATCGTTGCCACGACGTCCCAGCCGCGATCGAGAAACAGCCGTGCGGTTTCCAGACCGAAGCCAGACGAGCAGCCGGTGATGAGGACAGTGGGCATGAGATACTCCAGAGGTATGGGAACCGAACTGGAGATAGAATAAGGGCGCGGGACTTGCTATCGCTGACAGTATGCAATTCTTTGGCGACAGTCCTGCAAGTGATCCCCTCGCCGAGGTCGTCACGCTGCTCCAGCCGGCCGCCCGTTTCTCCAAGCTGGTGGAGTGCGCCGGCTCGTGGAAGATCCACCGCAAATCAACCGGCGAGCCATTCTACTGCGCAGTGTTGGAGGGGCGCTGCCGCGTGATGGTGGACGGGCAGCCGTCCATGACGTTGCAGTCCGGCGATTTCGTGCTGGTCCCGGCCATGCACGACCTCATCAATGAAAGCCTGGACGCACCACTGGAAGGACTGACCGCAGCGCCGATCAAGATGAGTGAGGGCCGTTTTCGCGTCGGCCGCGAAGACGGACCCGCGGAGCTAGTGATGCGGATCGGACACTGCAGCTTTGGTTCGCCGGATGCGGAACTGCTCGTATCGCTGCTGCCGCAGGTGGTATTCGTGCGTGGAGAGCCCCGGCTCGCGACGCTGATGCAGTTGGTCAGCGAGGAGACCCGCGCGCGACGTCCGGCACGCGAACTCGTACTCGAGCGGCTGCTGGAGGTGCTGCTGATCGAGGCCTTGCGATGCGGCGGTGAGACCGCTTCTGCGCCGGGCCTGGCCCGAGGTCTTGCCGACGACCGCCTGGCGGCCGCGCTGCGCGCCCTCCATGCACGCCCCGAATACCTTTGGACGGTAGCAGAACTCGCTGCCGAAGCCGCCTTGTCGCGTTCGGCTTTCTTCGTCCGTTTCAGTCGCACCGTGGGCATGCCGCCGATGGCATATCTGCTGGCCTGGCGCATGGCGCTGGCCAGGCGCCTGCTTTGCGGACATGAGCTCGGCATAGATCAGATTGCCGAGCGCGTGGGCTACAGTTCCGCGAGCACCTTCAGCGTCGCATTCGCTCGCCACGCGGGTGTGCCGCCGGCGCGCTATGGTCGGATGCGCCCAAATGGACGCCATCCACCTGCCATGCCGGCGAAATAACCGCTACGAAAAGGTCGCCGCCAATTTCCTCACAGGCGTCGCTCATTTGAGCGAGACCCACCGGCTGGCCGCCGACCCGAACAATGGGTCGGTCGCATTCCTCGATTCGCAGTCCTTTGAGTTGGATGACCTGGTCCAGCGAACGTTGCAGCTTGAGAAGCGCGTCGGAAGCCCTGATGCGCACCATTCCCATTCCACGGCCACGAGCGCGACGCGCAGCGAGCCCTCGGGCGCGATGCGAAGACCGGCATAGGCGTTGGCTTGGTCGAGGCTTGTCTGATGCGCGCGAGCGATCGCGTCGGCGAGCTGCGCCAGATCCTGGTCGGTCCCGGCTTCGCCCGGGAGGGGCGCCCGTCACTGAGGATAACGCGCGTTCATCAAAACGGAAAAGGCCGTGCCTGGAGCGCCTGGACAAAGGTGGCTACGGTCAAGGCCGCATAGGCGGCCGAACCCAGAAGAATCGCGACCCATCGTGTAGGAAGATTCAGCCGAGTGACGACGAAAGCCAGGAGCGGGATTGCCTGCTCGGCGTGAATGCCGAAGAAGTGCGCCACCCGCAGATCGCCGCCCACGCGATTCCACCCGAACATAGGCAGATGCCCGGCGGCCGCGCCCACCGCGTGGCCGGTCTGCTGGCTCATATATATTCCAAACCCGCCGCCCAGCACGACGGTCAACAGCAGGCCGGCGATGACCGCAGCCCGATATTCCGGCCTGAGGTCGTCCGCCGGTCGCCGCCAGATATTCCAGGCGAGCGGCACGTTCGCACCGACGATCAGCAGAACAGCGGCCCCCATCAGCCCATACATCACCGCATAGAATGGCGTGTCGTCGTTAAAATGCGATCGCAGGCCATGCGCGGCCTGCCAGCTGATCCATGCGAGTTCGAAGATGTTGGCGGCGATCAGGACGCCCACCGTGCGACGCATCAGCGGCGTCTCGCGCTGATCGGGCCGCACATAGCCCATGAACCACGCGTAGGTCAGCACATGGACCGCGATCGAGAACAGGAACTTGGCCGGCTTGGCCCAGACGCTGACGCCATCGATGGTCCGAGGATCTATCGTCGAGGCGGCAAGGACGGGCACGAGGAGCAGCAGCAACGCCGCGCCAAAGCGGGTCAATGCCGGTTGGCGGCGTAGCCATTCGAAGGGAATTGCCGCGCGAGACGGGACAGAGGTGAGTGTCGTGGCCATCACGTCGATTCCCGCGCAGGTAAGAGCCGCAGCCCGAGGAAAAGGAGCAGCCCCGCCGGGCCGAACAGGAAGGTAAGGCCCAGGCACGGAATCAGCGCAAAACGATTGATCCCCCGCGTCAGGCCATCCTCGACGATCCAACTCCCAACGAAGAGATCGAAGGCGAGATAATGGAGCCAGCCTGCCACAAGCGCGGCGTCTACCGCGAACAGCGCGCGCACCTGCTCGATCGAACCGAATCCGCCGCCGACCGCCTTGCTCCAGCCCTGCCCGATCAACACCACATACGCGACACCGAATAGCGCCGGGATGAACAAACGCGTGGTGCGCCTCACGCCGTCCCGCGCGATCGGGACGAACAGAGATGTGAGCAATCCAAGCCACCCGAGCATGGCGATGGTGTTGCCGGTGCCGAACGCGAAACGAGGATCCAAGTGCCTTGCCCTTCGATCTACTCAGTGCATAGATTAGCTTATGAATACTAATCTACCCAGTGTCAAGATGTCGCGCGGCTATCATCACGGCCACCTCCGCGCGACCCTGTTGGAAGCCGCGGAAAGCCTTCTCGCAGAGAAAGGCGTCGAAGGTTTCAGCCTGCGTGAAACCGCGCGCCGCGCCGGTGTGTCATCCGGGGCCCCCAAACATCACTTCCGCGATGTTCGAGCGCTGCTGACGGCGATCGCAACACTGGCATTCGACGATCTCGCCGACCGGCTTGAGGCGGCGAGTTCGGATTGTTCGGCAGATCGCATCACGCGCATCCAGCGCCAGGGTGCTGCCTACGTTCGCTTCGCGCTCGAACAGCGCGCGCGTTTCGATCTCATGTGGCGCGTCGCGCTGCTGGACATGAACGACGCTGAACGCTGCCGAGCAGGCGACCGCGCCTTCGCTGCGATGGACCGCCTGGTCAGAGGCAAAGACGCCCCTGAGCTTGAACACGGCGATCCGCGCATGGCGCCCTCGATCGCCTGCTGGTCGATTGTGCATGGATTTGCCAGGTTGGCTATTGATGGCACCTTTGGCTTGGGGGCGAATGCCGCGGAACGCGCGGCGGACGCCCTGCTGTCCCCAGTCCTGCGGCACCTCTCCGTTTGACGGCATCGATCGGGGGCAGACGCAGAGCTGGTCCCGATGGGTTCTCGGGCGTACTGCACGGCCGCAAAGCTTGCTCAGTCATGACCAAAGCCAGGCCTCAGCGGAGAGGCCGTTTCAAGTTGAGGCAGGCGATGCAGGAAGTGTCCCGTTCTGGTGCCGCTGGCGAACTCCAGCTCGATGCGTTGATCGCCGATTTGTGGTGGCGCGTTCGGCTGCTCAACACCGATATTCTCGAGCAAGAGGCCCGCGCCGGGGTGTTCGACGTGCAGCAGCCGGCATATCCGCTGCTCGCGCTGAACCTTCGTGCGCGACGCGACAATTTGGTTTCGACCATCGGCGTGCTCGAGCGGCGTGCGAGATCGACGTCTGAAGCGGCTTGAGGGCGGTCTTCGCCTCAGACCGGGAACGCCAGCTTTCTGGCGCGCTGGCGCGACACGGTGGTGATGAGACCGTTGCGCAGCATCTTGCCCACCTGCTGCGACTGGGCATTCTGCCGACGGGAACGATCCTGCCGAGGGAGCACCGCGCCGTCCGCGATCGGGCGCGCAGGGATGATTTAATTGCAGACTTCTCTGTTACGACTAGCGGCCCCCATCGACCCCATCGCGGCGGTTGTGGCTGATTCCAAATGACAACCTTTTTGCACCGGGCGGCACCCGGCGGCGTTGCAAACAATTTGTCCCGATGCGTTCGACGTTGACGCTTGGGAAGCCGCTCTCGCGGGGGCTTGGCGGTCAGCGTTTACTCTTGGTTCTTCGCGCTTTGCAGTTGGCTTCTTTACGTTGATCTTTTCGCAGGTATTCTCGTCGCCGATCTGGTAACCTGCGCGGCAGGTGATCTTTGAGCAATGATCGCCATCTGCCCTAAAACCATGATCGCAGACGAGCGGGCAGACGCGGCCTGTCCGGGCTTTGATCGCCTCCAATGCATCGAAGCTCGCGAGTGTCGTGTCGAGCTTGGTTCCGGCGTACTTGTTGAACAGTGTCAGCGAGCGCTGTGGCTTGGCGCCCCACTCAACGCTCTCCGCATCAGCAAGACAGCCGACGCGGCGGAGTTCGGATTGGACCGACCTGACGAGCTCTTGCGGCGACTCCACCGGTTCGAATGAAGGTGCGGGAGATGGCAGGGCCGCAACCTTCTGGTCAGCTTCGGAGCTGACCTTCTTCTCTGCTGCCTGCTTGTCGGCCAGAGCCTTTGCAACAGCGGCCTCTATCTCCTTGCGCCGTTGCTCGGCGGCGGCGGCTTTGGTCTCCTCGATCTGCTTGGCCTTCTCGGCGGCGAGCTGCGCATTCTCAGCAGCCTTGGCGGCTGCGGCGGCTTTGTTCTGTTCGACCTTCCTTGCGCCGTCGGCGGCAAGCCGTGCCCTTTCTTCTTCGACCTGCCGAGCCTTGTCGACCGCCGCTGCGCGGGCTTCCTCTGCCGCGATCTTGTTGAGTTGCCCCTTGGCGAGGTCGGCATAGAAGCCGTCAGCGTATCGGCTCAAGAAGGCTGTCCATCCGTCGCGGGTGCCGAGTTGCAGGGCAAGCTCGTAATTGCGGCGAACTGCGTCGTCCGGGTTTGCCTGAGGGCCGGTTGCCGTCGGCTTGGCTGCGACAAGCGGCACGTCATCGCCGCCGAGCGAACCGTACACATACGGTTCCTGTTTGTAGCTGGTGTTCTTCAAGACGTCATCGCGGACAAAGCCGAACGCCTTGCGCAAATCGAGACCGGGTGTCGGCAGTCGCTCGACAAGCGCTGCGGCGAATGGGCTGTTCTTGGAATCGCCATCCGAAGCCGTAGACCCCGCCTTGGCAGCGAACGCTATCATTGTATTCGGGCTGGTCGGCTCGACCTTGGCAAGGCCGCGACCGATGGCACGGACGGCAACCGTTCTCTTGATGGATCTGGAGAAGGGGTTGTCGCGGCAGGCATCAAGGATGATCAGCCGAAGTTGCTTGGCGGGTTCGACCGCGAACAGCGCGCGATCAAGCGCTACAGTCTCATCCAGAACGTCGCTGTCGGTCTCCAGAGTCGCATCAGTCGGAATGAGGTAGTTCGTCCCATCGAGTTCAATGCCGTGACCAGCGTAGTAAATGACGGCCACCTCGGCATCTCGCGCCCGCCCGCCGAAGTCGCGCAGAGCCCTGCGCATCTCTGAAGCGTTCAGATCGGTCCTGACGTCGACCCAGTCGAATCCGGCCTTCTTGAACATACCACCGACCAGGGCGGCATCGTTCGCGGGGTTGGAGAGCTTGGGTGCACTTCTATAGGCTGAGTTGCCCATCACCAGCGCGATCCGGCGCTCGGCCTGCGCCGAGCTGCACATCAGCCAGATCGAAAAGAACAACGTAATCCAACGGAAAGCGCCCATTTCAGCCCCGACGTTATGCGCGCAGACTATGTGCAACCTGCCGAAAGGCAAGCATCGACTCTGTGACAATCGTCACATTCCGCGGGCACCGGTCCTTCCGCTCAGCACGATCAGGTAGCTCAGTTGGTAGAGTATGCGATCGAAAATCGCGGTGTCGGTGGTTCGAGTCTGCCCCTAGGCACCATTTTCTCCCCCCTGCATCAGGTTTAATCAGCTAGCTAGCTCGCGCCGTTTGACGCGAGACCGCAGGTAGCCGCCGAGTGCGGCGAGGACTGGGCTTAGCGGCAAGTAGAGGAGGTGCAGCCACAAGCGGAATTACGGTGCACTAAATGCGCACGTTCGAACCGATAGCGAATTAAGTCCAGTGGTGTCACTGTAATCCCCTTACGAGGGATATCCCGCCGCCTTCCACGCAGTAAAATCGATCAAAAATCGCTCTTGTGTCATGTCGTCCCAAACCCCTTCGGGGCAACCTGGTGCGGGCATATCGCCGGATTTAACTTTCGTATGGATCATATCCCACTCGGTTTGAACCGCCTTCGCGTCCCAGAGATCAAATCTATTGCCGTACATCATCATATGCGCGCGGTAGCAGGGGGTAAAATAGGGCTTGATGGTGTTTGTGAAGGTGATCGGGTTACTCATAAAACATTCTCCTCGGTCGAACTCTACCTTCGTAAGTCAGTAATATGTTCTATCAACGGACTTCTATTGCAGCGACCTGTTGCGGAACATTACAGCGGCTCCGCCGTTTGTCGGTTCGGACGGAGTTTCGGGCTTCGAGACCCGACCACGAGCCACGATCACGCTGAAATCCCCCCCCTGGATTTGTCCTTGGCCGCCGTGGCAGCCCATGCAGCCTCCCATGTTATATCCGGACCCCTGATAGAACATATTCGGTTGAATTGCGGCACCAACCCCTCCGGGGAAGGGAAACTGGCTAGCATAGTCGCTGTTCGATCCACTTCCGCCTTGATTTACCAGACCTCCGCTAAAGAGTTGTAGGGTGCGGTTGGTTTCGACGACTATGTTGGCTAGATAGTAGCTGCTCGGATTGTTTTGATTTGTCGAATCGTTCTCTCCCGCTTGGGTCCCATAGACGCCAGCGTGCGTCTTGTTGATGGGCCGGTACTGCACATTAACGAGCTTGTAATACTGCCAAACAGAATTACGGACTCCATGTTGTGAGCTGTAGCTCTGGATCATTGCATGCGCTCGTTTGTTTGCATCGACTATGATCGGAGGAATGTCATTGTCGCGCTTGTTGACACAAATGTAGCCCAAAGTCGGCACGCCCTTAAGGCTCTCAGTATTGAGGTAAAAAAGCCGATTGTGCGGTCTCGCTCCTATGTTGGGTGTACAATACGATGCCGTTGGCGGCACAAGCACAACTTGTGGAGGTACGTGATCTGCAGTTGGTGCCACCGTGGTCGTGTCATTGAGCGATACCGAAGGTGTAGTCGGACAGGGTTTCTGCTGGTCAGCCCGGCAAGGTTGCGACGACTGGGGAGATCCGTCGAGATCCTCCGCAGGTCGACCGTTCTCGTCCAAGATATTGTCGGCTTGTTCGAATGTGGCGTAAATGAAGTAAGGAGCAAGCGGAGTTTTTTGGATTATATGCAATGCAACGAGTCCGAAAATTGCCTGTCGGTAGCAGCGAATGCCTGCGCTTAGTTCGTAATACCGGACCACTGTTGTATGAAATCTGCCGCTAGCAATTTCATGGGGACCAAGCACTCGCCATCCAGCTTTTACTTCAATCGAATTTGATGGCAGCAGCAGATAACTATCTCCGTTAGGAGGGTCCTGTTTATTCATCCTTACATACTTGGCGGCCTCCGCGACAATATCGCTATCAGCCCATAGATTGTGTTTGGCGATATACTCATATTCAGTGCGATTGGCCTTCGCCAGAAATCGGATCAACTGGGGGGCACTGTTGTTGGGAGAAGGTTTTTCGACAACTGCTCCAGCATACATTGAATCTAGAGTTATCTGATCGGTCTCATCGAGATTCACCCATGCTGTCTGTGAAGGACGCGTTTCTCCCGAACAGGCTGCCACGGGAGGGTTGTAATTGTATTGCGGAAGCGCGTCGTACCCAAATGAAGCTGCGGTTGTGCTGTATCCTGGGGGATCGCCAGCTCCGGGAAATACCTCGACCTTGCTGCGATACGTTTGCCATACTAACGGGCCGGCACAGTTAGTAGACTGGTCTCCCAAGACGCAGGCTGATGACGGTGTATCCCGTTGATTTGGCATTCCGCTCTGAGGCACGGCCGGCCAGCTCAAAGCAAAGAACTCTTCCCAGGCAAACTCGGCCGCTTGCTTTAGCGTCGCTCGGGCGGGACCGCCTTCAGTCTCGTTGAGTTCAAACGGGGGAGTAGAAGTGATCGCAAATGGAGGGGCTGACTGTGCAAATACATCTCCGTGCCCAGCAAGATT
Protein-coding sequences here:
- a CDS encoding helix-turn-helix transcriptional regulator, with protein sequence MDTGPKIAQVAALIGDPARANMLSALMDGRTLTASELAYVSGVAPQTASGHLAKLSDAGLLALAKQGRRRYFRLASPHVARVLESLMVVAQEGPARQRNLWRGGETLRHARTCYDHMAGRIAVAIADRLVQQSFILLDEDGGQLTDAGRSFFDELGVDLRLASRRRVFCRPCLDWSERRSHLAGAVGAAILDHALEHDWVEHVRDSRALVVTPVGVRELAATFGIESAPPTDGCEGPVASLSRGRVAVIPVESAFPGRR
- a CDS encoding AraC family transcriptional regulator, translating into MQFFGDSPASDPLAEVVTLLQPAARFSKLVECAGSWKIHRKSTGEPFYCAVLEGRCRVMVDGQPSMTLQSGDFVLVPAMHDLINESLDAPLEGLTAAPIKMSEGRFRVGREDGPAELVMRIGHCSFGSPDAELLVSLLPQVVFVRGEPRLATLMQLVSEETRARRPARELVLERLLEVLLIEALRCGGETASAPGLARGLADDRLAAALRALHARPEYLWTVAELAAEAALSRSAFFVRFSRTVGMPPMAYLLAWRMALARRLLCGHELGIDQIAERVGYSSASTFSVAFARHAGVPPARYGRMRPNGRHPPAMPAK
- a CDS encoding SDR family oxidoreductase codes for the protein MPTVLITGCSSGFGLETARLFLDRGWDVVATMRVPHAELLPPSDRLRILALDITDAAHVARAIAEAGPIDVLVNNAGFGVPSPIELTAPETARALFGTNTLGTLAMVRAVLPAFRQRRAGVIINITSSVTLKALPLVGLYRASKAAVNAFTESLAVEVAPFGVRVHLVLPGRAPETRFGENAFPHLRGRDNPDYAPMIERIVASIRDSSGPMTRSSDVAEAIWRVANDPSAPLRIAAGADAEAWIAEAG
- a CDS encoding ABA4-like family protein encodes the protein MDPRFAFGTGNTIAMLGWLGLLTSLFVPIARDGVRRTTRLFIPALFGVAYVVLIGQGWSKAVGGGFGSIEQVRALFAVDAALVAGWLHYLAFDLFVGSWIVEDGLTRGINRFALIPCLGLTFLFGPAGLLLFLGLRLLPAREST
- a CDS encoding caspase family protein, which codes for MGAFRWITLFFSIWLMCSSAQAERRIALVMGNSAYRSAPKLSNPANDAALVGGMFKKAGFDWVDVRTDLNASEMRRALRDFGGRARDAEVAVIYYAGHGIELDGTNYLIPTDATLETDSDVLDETVALDRALFAVEPAKQLRLIILDACRDNPFSRSIKRTVAVRAIGRGLAKVEPTSPNTMIAFAAKAGSTASDGDSKNSPFAAALVERLPTPGLDLRKAFGFVRDDVLKNTSYKQEPYVYGSLGGDDVPLVAAKPTATGPQANPDDAVRRNYELALQLGTRDGWTAFLSRYADGFYADLAKGQLNKIAAEEARAAAVDKARQVEEERARLAADGARKVEQNKAAAAAKAAENAQLAAEKAKQIEETKAAAAEQRRKEIEAAVAKALADKQAAEKKVSSEADQKVAALPSPAPSFEPVESPQELVRSVQSELRRVGCLADAESVEWGAKPQRSLTLFNKYAGTKLDTTLASFDALEAIKARTGRVCPLVCDHGFRADGDHCSKITCRAGYQIGDENTCEKINVKKPTAKREEPRVNADRQAPARAASQASTSNASGQIVCNAAGCRPVQKGCHLESATTAAMGSMGAASRNREVCN
- a CDS encoding TetR/AcrR family transcriptional regulator, producing MSRGYHHGHLRATLLEAAESLLAEKGVEGFSLRETARRAGVSSGAPKHHFRDVRALLTAIATLAFDDLADRLEAASSDCSADRITRIQRQGAAYVRFALEQRARFDLMWRVALLDMNDAERCRAGDRAFAAMDRLVRGKDAPELEHGDPRMAPSIACWSIVHGFARLAIDGTFGLGANAAERAADALLSPVLRHLSV